CCGGAGACAGGGATATGATTGAGAACTTGGACGCCTTGCCTTTTCCGGCAAGAGATCTTCTGCCGATGGATAAATACCTTCCTTTGCCGAATCAGTATAAAAGAGCTCCTGTCGCCAATATGGTGGCGATACGGGGTTGTGTTTTTAACTGCACTTTTTGTTCGAGCGCTTCAATGTTCGGCCGGAAAATAAGGCTGATGTCTCCGGAAAGGACTGTAAATGAAATAGAATATCTTATAAAAGAATACGGCGTTAAGGAAATTTCTTTCTGGGACGATGCCATAACGGTAAGCAGGGAATGGATGATGAAGTTTTGCGATTTGATATTGGAAAAAGGAATAGATATAACTTGGACTTGTTATTCTAGGGTAAATACCGTCGATGAAGAACTGCTTCGCAAAATGAAAAATGCCGGCTGTTGGAATATTTTTTTCGGTTTTGAATCGGGAGACCAAAAACTTTTGGATAATATAGATAAGCGCATAACTTTGGAACAGATTGAAAAAGCGAACGATTTATGCAAAAAAGTAGGAATAGAAGTAAGAGCTTCTTTCATGCTGGCTCTTCCTGGAGAGACTCCGGAGCTTGGACAGAAAACCATAGATTTCGCCAAAAAATTGAATCCGGATTACGCGCAATTTTCCGTGACAACTCCGTACCCGGGGACAAGGCTTTATGATGAAGCGGAAAAATACGGAACGCTCACTAAAAATTTTTCCGAATATCACGGTTGGAGCCCCGTTTTTGTTCCTTTCGGATACAAAAATAGGGAGGAGATTGAAAAAATTGAAAAAAGGGCAATGAGACAGTTCTATATGAGACCGGCGTATATTTGGGGTAGAATAAAAAAGATAGACAGTTTTGAAGACATAAAGAGGTACATGAAAGGTCTTACGTTTGTTTTAGGTTTTATAAAAGGGAAAAAATAAATTTTTATAAATCATGAATGTTTCCGCGGCAAGGATAATAGACTATTGGGTTGGCGTGCCGGCATGCTTTTTTTTGACGCTGCTTAGAAAGGCAAAAAAACTTCTTTTTTTTAACGGGAGGGAACAAGCCGGTGTTTCAAAAAAATTTCTTTTTATAGAACTTTCCGAGATGGGAAGCGCCATCTTGGCTTATCCGGCGATGAAATATATTAAAGATAGTTATCCCGAAGCGGAGCTGTTTTTTATGATTTTTGAAAAAAACAGGGCAAGCGTTGACATTCTTAAAACCATCCCCAAAGAGAATGTGCTTACTGTAAATATTGATTCGGTTTTTAATTTTTTTCGCGATTCCTTAAAAAATATAATAAGAATGCGCAGGGAGAGATTTGACGCGGTTTTTGATTTGGAGCTTTTTGCGCGGTCGACGGCAATTTTAACTTATTTAAGCGGCGCGCCTAAAAGAGTCGGATTTTATAAATATAAAATGGAAGGGCTTTACAGGGGCAATTTGCTCACTCACAAAATCCAGTATAATTTTCAGCAGCATATAAGCAAAACATTTTTTTCTTTCGTTAAATCGGCGGAAAATGCTTTTCAAAACAAGCCGACAATGGATAACGGCATCTTTCCGGATAACTTAACCCCTGCCGTCTACGAGCCGGGTCCGGATAACATAAAATTGATTTGGGAGAAACTTAAAAAAATAAATCCCGCCATAAGCGAAAGAAGCAACATCGTTATTTTAAATCCAAGCGGAGGAGACTTGCCCATAAGATCATGGCCCGTTGAAAATTTTACGGCGCTTGCGGGAAAAATTCTGGAAGACAAAAATAATTTTGTGGTGCTTACCGGTGCGAAATCCGATATTCCGGTTGTTGAAAAAATAAATAGCGCTTTTAATTCAGAAAAAGTCATTGATTTGTCGGGCAAGACGGAGTTCGGCGAACTCCTGGATTTATATTGCGTTTCCGATGTCCTGGTTACGAGCGACAGCGGTCCGGGGCATTTTGCTTCGCTTACCCCTATTAAGAATTTTGTTTTTTTTGGACCGGAATCGCCCAATCTTTATTCTCCCCTGGGAGAAAATACCAAGATTTTTTTTGAAAATTTCCCATGTTCGCCGTGCCTTTCCGCATTCAACCACAGAAGCACCGTTTGCGAAGAAAATAAATGCGTTAAAGCCATTTCTGTGGATAAAGTTTACGAGTTAATAGAAAAAGAATTGAAAAAATGAACAAACCGTCTTTAAGGGTTTTATTTTTTGTTTTAATTTTTTGTTTCTCTTTTTTTGTGTGGTATTCGCCGGTTTTATTGAAAGGGTACGCTCCTTATAAAATAAAAGATTCGATTTTGCTTGCCAGAAATATCGAGATTTCCGGAGTGTATGGATATGAAAACGGAAAGAATGTTATTTTGGCTCCTTCCTTGGCAAAAGATTCGGCTGAGCAATCTTTGGCCGGTAACCGATTGACCGCCTTTTTGTATTCCAGAGTTTTTTCTGCTCTTGGCTTTTTAAGCCCGGGTCAACTGGTTTTGTTTTCAATTTTTTTGAATTCTTCGGCTCTCGTAGTTTTTTCCATTATTGTTTCCCGTCTCTTTGGTTTTAAGCTGACAGCTTTATTTTCTTCTTTGTATGTGCTGGCGCCTTTTAATTGGCAGCAGATTTATTCAATCGGTTCTTACGAATTCGCGATATTTTTTGTTTCTTTATTTTTTGCTTTCTTTATTTTGGGCCGCGATAATAAGCGGGAAAACTTTTTCTTGGCTGTTTCCGGTATTTTTTTGGCGTTGGCCGTTATGGCAAAGGAGGCATTTTTTTTGCTGATACCTCTCGTTTTTTTATATTTGTGGTTTTCCCGCGGACGGCGTTTTGTCGCCCCTTTTCTTGTCCCGCTCATTTTGATTCTGTCTGTTTTTTACGTTCCGTCTTTTTTCAAAAAAGACGGCGGTAATGTTTATTCAAAATTGTTTTTTGCCGGCAGTAATCAGGAAAAAAAATTCCTGGATTTTGAAAATTACGGGCATCTTTATCCCGATCCCTATACATACCATTTTGAAAAAGGCGAATTTTTAAAAAATTACAAAGAGCAGATTGAAAATACCGGTTTTTTTGGGTCTTTGCAGATGAAAAAAGTTTTGGCAAACGTTGGAGAGCGGGGTGTCGGCATCGGCGAAAGATTTTTTCTGGGATGTTCGCTTGCCTTCGGGCATATGGAATATTTTCTTTCTCTTGAAAAAGGAGGCGGTCCGTTTTTTCTGTTTTTTGCAATCCTGGGGCTGTTTTTTGTTCTGAAAAAAAGAGACAGGGAACTTTATCGATTCTCCCTCTTTTGGACACTGGGAACGCTTTCCCTTTTGTCGTTTGTTGTCTTGGCTTCAAGAACTCATATGGTGGATTTTTGCTGGCTGCTTCCGCTTCTCTCTTCTCTCGGAGTTTTTTATCTATTGTCTGTTTTTAAAGAGCAGTCGGGTTTTTCCGGAAAGAAATTTTATTCGCTGTCTTTTTTTCTGATTTTTGTTTCTCTTTTTAATCTTTACCTTGCCAATCGTTTAGCTTTCGGTCTTATCTATGGCGAAACAAACAGCGTTTTAAAAATTGAAGATTACGCGAGGCGGATGAAAGATGAAAAAACCGAAAAAGACATCACTGCCGTCGGGTTCGGGCTGCAAGATTCTTCGGCTCTTAATTATCTGTCGGAAAAATCTCTCGTCATTTTTAACCCGGAAACGGTAGAGCGTCTCATTGAAGAGAATAAGCTTAAGGAAGCCTTTGATTATTTCGAAGTAGATTACGTTTTGGGATACAATGATGTCCTTTCGGAAAAAATTTTTGAATCGTCCGGAATCAAATCGTTTCCGCTAAAAGCCGAATAGCCAAACGGAAAAATTCGCCTGTTTTTTGAATTTTTCCCGATTTTCGTCAGGCAAGAAATTTTTTATACCAGCAGACAAGCCCGACTAACACAAGCGTCAGGTAATTTGCCATGATAAGAAGAGAAAAAAGTACTATGGTTTCCTTCGCTATTCCGAACGGCGAAAGCAGAAAGATAAAAACAGCTTCTCTTGCTCCTATTCCCATAACTGATATTGGCAGAAGCGCGGCTAAGACAGAGAAAGCTCCGAGAAAAGAGACAAAGAAAAAACTTAAATGCTCGCTGATTCCGACACTGGCCGCAAGAAGATTTATGATGAAAAAATAAGAAATCCAGGCAATTGCCGTCAAAAAGAAAATAAAAAGGCTTCTTTTAAAGTTATATTGTTTAAGTCCCAGAAAAATATCTTTTATTATCTCTTTGGCTTTGTCGTTGGTTTTGTATAAATACAGCGTTAAAAAACCCGCGAATATGGCTATCGGCACGATCCATCTTATTATCATGCCGCCGTTGATTTCTATGCGGGGGACGGAAGGAAGAAAAATAAACAATATTGCGCAAAATATCAGTACGAACAAAAGATCAAAAATTTTTTCCAAAACATTGCTTAAAATGGACTTTCCCAGGGAATGCCCGTCTTTTTTCAGGTAAATTATTTTGCTGAAATCGCCGATTCTCCCTGGCGTGGCGATGGCAAGCATTGTTGATATTCCTACGATATAGAAAGCTTCTTTTAGCGAATATTTGATATTTTGAAAACTTACCATTTTCTTGAAACGATAGGAGTTTAAAAGAAGGATAGGAATATAGAGGAGAGAAGCGAACGGCAGATAGACAAGATTTAGATTTGAAATTTGTCCTTTGAAATAGGAAAAATCAATGTCTTTCACAACCCAGAAAAAAATCAAAAAACCTATTAATATGTAGCTTCTTTTAAGCAGTTTTTTTAGCATTTTGAATTAATTTTCCAACAGTTTTATGCCCGCTATCGTTTTTCTTGCGAACTCTTTGTACGATTTTATGTTTTTTATGGTTTTTAATATATATCCCGGCCTGAAGTAAAAGGAAAAATAAGCTCTTTTAAGCATTTTTTTGAGTTCCTTCTTTTTTAAGTTTTCTTCCCACACCATCGGTTTAAAATCAAGCGTTGGGTTTTCGGCAAATTTTTTCCAGTAATCGCAGGGCAGAAGATGTTTTTCCAGCCCCAGAAGATAAAGATCGGTGGCGGGATAAGGGGTTGTTATGGAAAAGGTTACAAAATCGGGGTTGATTTTTTTGGCGAATTTAACCGTGTCGGATATTTCCTTTTTTGTTTCGCCCGGAGACCCTATCATAAAATAACCCAAAGTTTGAATTCCGATTTTTCTTGTGAGGGAAAAAGCTTTTTCCACTTGTTCAAGAGTTATTCCTTTTCTTAGGGTGTTTAAAATTTTTTGCGTTCCGGCTTCTACCCCGTAATGTATTCTTTGGCACCCCGCTTTTTTCATAAGAACCAACAGGTTTTCGTCAATCGTATCAACGCGCGCTCTCACATCCCAGCCAATATTTAATTTCCTTTTTAAAATTTCATCGCAAATTTCTACAACCCGCCGCCGGTCAACCGTAAAAGTATCATCGTAAAAAAATATTTCCTGGATTCCTATCTTCGCGCATTCTTCCATTTCATTGACCACGTTTTTCGCGGACCTTGCGCGAAAGATTTTGCCAAGGTGCGGACGATTGCAGAAAAG
The DNA window shown above is from Candidatus Paceibacterota bacterium and carries:
- a CDS encoding glycosyltransferase family 9 protein, whose translation is MNVSAARIIDYWVGVPACFFLTLLRKAKKLLFFNGREQAGVSKKFLFIELSEMGSAILAYPAMKYIKDSYPEAELFFMIFEKNRASVDILKTIPKENVLTVNIDSVFNFFRDSLKNIIRMRRERFDAVFDLELFARSTAILTYLSGAPKRVGFYKYKMEGLYRGNLLTHKIQYNFQQHISKTFFSFVKSAENAFQNKPTMDNGIFPDNLTPAVYEPGPDNIKLIWEKLKKINPAISERSNIVILNPSGGDLPIRSWPVENFTALAGKILEDKNNFVVLTGAKSDIPVVEKINSAFNSEKVIDLSGKTEFGELLDLYCVSDVLVTSDSGPGHFASLTPIKNFVFFGPESPNLYSPLGENTKIFFENFPCSPCLSAFNHRSTVCEENKCVKAISVDKVYELIEKELKK
- a CDS encoding lysylphosphatidylglycerol synthase transmembrane domain-containing protein; this translates as MLKKLLKRSYILIGFLIFFWVVKDIDFSYFKGQISNLNLVYLPFASLLYIPILLLNSYRFKKMVSFQNIKYSLKEAFYIVGISTMLAIATPGRIGDFSKIIYLKKDGHSLGKSILSNVLEKIFDLLFVLIFCAILFIFLPSVPRIEINGGMIIRWIVPIAIFAGFLTLYLYKTNDKAKEIIKDIFLGLKQYNFKRSLFIFFLTAIAWISYFFIINLLAASVGISEHLSFFFVSFLGAFSVLAALLPISVMGIGAREAVFIFLLSPFGIAKETIVLFSLLIMANYLTLVLVGLVCWYKKFLA
- a CDS encoding radical SAM protein, which codes for MKILLINPPQLEAINPSLPKIFQEKEDPMPPLGLMYVSSYLKNSAKEKHQIKILDCQLEKINHKHLKKIISEETPDIFGITATSFSLLAALRAAEIMREIRPETKIVLGGPHVHIYPAETLSLKEIDFIVLGEGEETFTEFVDNVDQPENFYKIKGFGFKKDGEVVINEQREPIKDLDTLPFPDRRFLPYEKYESVISRKTPITTMFSSRGCPFKCLFCNRPHLGKIFRARSAKNVVNEMEECAKIGIQEIFFYDDTFTVDRRRVVEICDEILKRKLNIGWDVRARVDTIDENLLVLMKKAGCQRIHYGVEAGTQKILNTLRKGITLEQVEKAFSLTRKIGIQTLGYFMIGSPGETKKEISDTVKFAKKINPDFVTFSITTPYPATDLYLLGLEKHLLPCDYWKKFAENPTLDFKPMVWEENLKKKELKKMLKRAYFSFYFRPGYILKTIKNIKSYKEFARKTIAGIKLLEN